Proteins co-encoded in one Hemibagrus wyckioides isolate EC202008001 linkage group LG26, SWU_Hwy_1.0, whole genome shotgun sequence genomic window:
- the LOC131347027 gene encoding SH2 domain-containing protein 1A-like isoform X2: MQQSVYFGQISHKDAERLLGKYGKDGSFLLRDSQSEHGALCLCVRKAPYVHTYRINHSHQGWALETEIKAKVKWFQSLDQLIESYKQTPHNMVPLLYPLEKSHLNEEERQVREAYMEM, from the exons ATGCAGCAAAGCGTCTACTTTGGCCAGATTAGCCACAAAGATGCAGAAAGGTTATTGGGAAAATATGGGAAGGATGGAAGCTTTCTCTTGAGAGACAGCCAAAGCGAGCACGGGGCTTTATGTCTCTGTGTGAG GAAAGCTCCATATGTGCACACATACAGGATTAACCATTCACATCAAGGCTGGGCGTTAGAG ACTGAAATCAAGGCGAAAGTAAAGTGGTTCCAGTCACTGGATCAACTCATTGAATCCTACAAACAGACACCGCATAACATGGTTCCCCTTCTGTATCCTCTCGAAAAGTCACATCTGAATGAAGAGGAGAGACAAGTCAGAG
- the LOC131347027 gene encoding SH2 domain-containing protein 1A-like isoform X1, protein MQQSVYFGQISHKDAERLLGKYGKDGSFLLRDSQSEHGALCLCVRKAPYVHTYRINHSHQGWALETEIKAKVKWFQSLDQLIESYKQTPHNMVPLLYPLEKSHLNEEERQVREEAYMEM, encoded by the exons ATGCAGCAAAGCGTCTACTTTGGCCAGATTAGCCACAAAGATGCAGAAAGGTTATTGGGAAAATATGGGAAGGATGGAAGCTTTCTCTTGAGAGACAGCCAAAGCGAGCACGGGGCTTTATGTCTCTGTGTGAG GAAAGCTCCATATGTGCACACATACAGGATTAACCATTCACATCAAGGCTGGGCGTTAGAG ACTGAAATCAAGGCGAAAGTAAAGTGGTTCCAGTCACTGGATCAACTCATTGAATCCTACAAACAGACACCGCATAACATGGTTCCCCTTCTGTATCCTCTCGAAAAGTCACATCTGAATGAAGAGGAGAGACAAGTCAGAG
- the si:ch211-91p5.3 gene encoding uncharacterized protein si:ch211-91p5.3 isoform X2: protein MDYKRFSDENYKHWLQAAESLYILRSHIREFVGNETETFHKSLREKLKNVICTSKCSLLKCSPKQKQLPICDKCKPWKDAILQNHKHKGIDIPWNNCQPYLWPTDKWEVAKVYMIRGVKNHRSFDDFDISSILNFMYHCKHFEAFAEGQNLTKVINVRNKVMHSPDFTLKKEEMDECINNVQELANTFIKYAPGLKTISKQIKQFKCILERCSRQDSESTADSKKESLKLLDIEQHALKEKIEFLAQRYEENQGTELKEELQGMKNFLDQNKDLLENLGPQVNRLNEIQEKVNKHEEDINTLITQVDWLKKVAPDPMFTGEALMFKNHVFEMARKRKIPEPEFMEESEAGGYRGIVNVNGQTFRGTQVCNNKKNAHQEVAKIALDFMKSNPEWGEETAETTSSISSSTASSSNIYYGIVNVELNNQEVVSDGCDNEQEATESAYRKLACQFGLTSLEGHSFRTAVLEHFQRCNFPTPLELPVRQDDKFLCKLQLSGRFTFYDKDGSSKKKLAEHQAAKVALQYLSGILNCRSPTNAGDNWIGFLKESLDVLGLQKPDYDFTVNKVCISQEAEGATPSEDNSQISATKVDNKNDSLQERNTVTEVLDLPTAHTVKAVDCQKTETLDFSAPEMSSQAPKELDSSVSGTIYNSSVTVVLNNQRVVSDGYDHEQEAIESAYRKLACQFGLNSLESKTAVLEHFQRCNFPPPQEHTDCKDDKFFCKLLLTGRFMFYDKDGFSKKKQSEQQAAMIALKHLSGLFNYSFEAEPGKNYKGILQEQLQALYLQNPVYKYRIQESEDLERPSISSDYLHSSCTTPSIKKFCPQPNNSFSQECLVTETQDAGPLDKPNKPPNMDNTAIDRLLALFNLKPPSVNVESISTEMVFTGQVDIQLEKFTFQNNNDYTNKKDAFRKTYLLLGNALGISKTQLDENNAAKLVKQHFSQNNLTHPKEVFQNKCSLNDITYNLFYNGEGSTEVDAKQDALQKALDTLTLLFGFNSLPKCSRVEETEVQINSLLKTKGQKDVIYSPQHNLYKMSVELLFKDYTMESKQEKKKKENANNLSRRILGLLAVKPDPNTLSLRNCLDEWFIQNEQKQPVFENTEEAHGSKVTFSVKVSCSNPNWEDSVKVAEEKLVDALRERLDCLTN, encoded by the exons ATGGATTACAAACGCTTCAGCGACGAAAATTACAAACACTGGCTGCAGGCGGCTGAGAGTCTCTACATACTGAGGAGCCACATCCGAGAGTTTGTTGGAAACGAAACCGAAACTTTTCACAAGTCTCTTCGGGAAAAGCTCAAAAATGTAATCTGTACATCAAAATGTAGTCTCCTTAAATGTTCACCAAAACAAAAGCAG TTGCCTATTTGTGATAAGTGTAAGCCGTGGAAAGATGCAATCCTTCAGAATCATAAACATAAGGGTATTGACATACCCTGGAATAACTGCCAGCCATACCTGTGGCCTACAGACAAATGGGAAGTGGCCAAG GTTTATATGATACGTGGAGTAAAAAACCACCGCAGTTTTGATGACTTTGACATTTCTTCCATTCTGAACTTCATGTATCACTGCAAGCACTTTGAAGCCTTTGCAGAAGGCCAGAACCTGACCAAg GTCATTAATGTCAGAAACAAAGTGATGCATTCCCCTGACTTCACTTTAAAGAAAGAGGAGATGGATGAATGTATAAACAATGTTCAGGAGCTGGCTAACACTTTTATAAAATATGCACCTGGATTAAAAACCATTTCAAAACAGATAAAGCAG TTTAAGTGCATTTTGGAGAGGTGCAGTAGGCAGGATTCAGAGAGTACAgcagacagcaagaaagaaagtctAAAGCTGCTAGACATAGAGCAACACGCCCTGAAGGAGAAGATTGAGTTCCTGGCCCAGCGCTATGAAGAAAATCAAGGCACAGAGCTCAAA GAAGAGTTGCAGGGCATGAAGAACTTCCTGGACCAAAACAAAGATTTGCTGGAGAACTTGGGCCCTCAGGTGAACCGGCTGAATGAAATACAAGAGAAAGTGAACAAGCACGAGGAGGAtatcaacacactgatcacccAAGTGGACTGGCTGAAAAAAGTTGCACCTG ACCCAATGTTCACTGGTGAAGCACTTATGTTCAAGAATCATGTGTTTGAAATGGCTCGAAAAAGGAAAATACCAGAACCTGAATTTATGGAGGAAAGTGAAGCTGGTG GTTACAGGGGTATTGTGAATGTGAACGGGCAAACATTTAGAGGTACGCAggtgtgtaataataaaaaaaacgcTCACCAAGAGGTTGCTAAGATAGCCCTGGACTTCATGAAATCCAACCCTGAGTGGGGAGAAGAGACAGCTGAAACCACTTCATCAATATCCTCATCTACAGCATCGTCAA GCAACATCTATTATGGTATTGTGAATGTGGAGCTCAACAACCAAGAGGTTGTGTCTGATGGTTGTGATAATGAGCAGGAAGCTACTGAATCAGCTTACAGGAAACTAGCCTGCCAGTTTGGCCTGACGTCTCTTGAAG GTCATTCTTTTAGGACAGCAGTCCTGGAGCATTTTCAGAGGTGTAATTTCCCGACTCCATTGGAACTCCCAGTTCGCCAAGATGATAAATTCTTATGCAAACTACAGCTCAGTGGGCGTTTCACCTTTTACGACAAAG ATGGCTCATCAAAGAAGAAACTGGCAGAACATCAGGCAGCTAAGGTCGCCCTGCAATATTTGTCAGGGATCCTTAATTGCAGGTCTCCAACTAATGCTGGTGACAACTGGATAGGATTTCTGAAGGAAAGTCTAGATGTTCTTGGTCTGCAGAAACCTGACTATGATTTTACTGTTAACAAAGTATGCATCAGTCAAGAAGCAGAGGGAGCCACACCTAGTGAAGACAATTCACAAA TATCCGCTACAAAGGTAGATAACAAGAACGATAGCCTTCAAGAAAGGAACACTGTCACTGAGGTCCTGGATTTACCTACAGCACACACAGTCAAAGCTGTTGACTGTCAGAAGACAGAAACACTGGACTTCAGTGCTCCAGAGATGTCCAGTCAAGCACCCAAAGAACTAGATTCTTCAG TTTCAGGCACTATCTATAACAGTTCTGTGACTGTGGTCCTCAACAACCAAAGGGTTGTGTCTGATGGTTATGATCATGAGCAGGAAGCCATTGAATCAGCATACAGGAAACTAGCCTGTCAGTTTGGACTGAATTCACTTGAAA GTAAAACAGCGGTGCTGGAGCATTTTCAAAGATGTAATTTCCCGCCaccacaggaacacacagatTGCAAAGACGATAAGTTCTTCTGTAAACTCCTGCTCACTGGTCGCTTCATGTTTTATGACAAAG ATGGCTTTTCAAAGAAGAAACAGTCAGAACAGCAGGCAGCTATGATTGCCCTTAAACATTTGTCAGGACTGTTTAACTACAGTTTTGAGGCTGAACCTGGCAAAAACTACAAAGGGATTCTGCAGGAACAACTCCAAGCTCTCTATCTCCAAAACCCTGTGTACAAATATAGAATACAGGAAAGTGAAGATTTGGAGCGTCCCAGTATAAGTAGCGATTATTTACACT CATCCTGCACAACACCCAGTATCAAGAAATTTTGTCCTCAACCAAACAACAGTTTCAGTCAGGAGTGTCTGGTGACCGAAACACAGGATGCAGGTCCTCTAGACAAACCCAACAAACCCCCCAACATGGATAATACAG CCATCGACAGACTTCTAGCATTGTTTAATCTGAAGCCTCCATCTGTAAATGTAGAGAGCATCAGCACTGAGATGGTTTTCACTGGTCAAGTGGACATACAGTTGGAAAAATTCACATTTCAAAACAACAATGATTATACTAACAAGAAAGATGCCTTTCGGAAAACCTATTTATTGCTTGGGAATGCGTTGGGGATTTCTAAAACACAATTAG ATGAAAACAATGCTGCCAAGCTGGTGAAACAGCATTTTTCCCAGAATAATCTTACCCATCCTAAAGAAGTCTTTCAAAACAAGTGTTCCCTGAATGATATAACGTACAATTTATTCTATAATGGAGAAG GCTCCACTGAGGTAGACGCAAAGCAGGATGCACTGCAGAAAGCCCTGGACACACTAACCTTGCTCTTTGGGTTCAACTCTTTGCCAAAGTGTAGCAGAGTTGAGGAAACCGAAGTTCAGATTAATTCCTTACTAAAAACAAAAGGTCAAAAAGACGTCATTTATTCACCTCAACACAACCTATATAAAATGTCGGTTGAGCTCCTGTTCAAAGATTACACCATGGAGAGCaaacaagaaaagaagaaaaaggaaaatgctAATAATCTCAGTAGACGCATTCTGGGCCTGTTAGCGGTGAAGCCAG ACCCAAATACTTTATCTTTAAGAAACTGCCTAGATGAATGGTTTATACAGAACGAGCAGAAGCAGCCTGTGTTTGAGAACACTGAGGAGGCTCATGGATCGAAAGTCACATTTTCTGTCAAAGTTTCCTGCTCAAATCCAA actGGGAAGACAGCGTGAAAGTTGCAGAAGAAAAGTTGGTCGATGCGCTTAGGGAAAGGTTAGATTGTCTGACTAATTAA
- the si:ch211-91p5.3 gene encoding uncharacterized protein si:ch211-91p5.3 isoform X1: MDYKRFSDENYKHWLQAAESLYILRSHIREFVGNETETFHKSLREKLKNVICTSKCSLLKCSPKQKQLPICDKCKPWKDAILQNHKHKGIDIPWNNCQPYLWPTDKWEVAKVYMIRGVKNHRSFDDFDISSILNFMYHCKHFEAFAEGQNLTKVINVRNKVMHSPDFTLKKEEMDECINNVQELANTFIKYAPGLKTISKQIKQFKCILERCSRQDSESTADSKKESLKLLDIEQHALKEKIEFLAQRYEENQGTELKEELQGMKNFLDQNKDLLENLGPQVNRLNEIQEKVNKHEEDINTLITQVDWLKKVAPDPMFTGEALMFKNHVFEMARKRKIPEPEFMEESEAGGYRGIVNVNGQTFRGTQVCNNKKNAHQEVAKIALDFMKSNPEWGEETAETTSSISSSTASSSNIYYGIVNVELNNQEVVSDGCDNEQEATESAYRKLACQFGLTSLEAGHSFRTAVLEHFQRCNFPTPLELPVRQDDKFLCKLQLSGRFTFYDKDGSSKKKLAEHQAAKVALQYLSGILNCRSPTNAGDNWIGFLKESLDVLGLQKPDYDFTVNKVCISQEAEGATPSEDNSQISATKVDNKNDSLQERNTVTEVLDLPTAHTVKAVDCQKTETLDFSAPEMSSQAPKELDSSVSGTIYNSSVTVVLNNQRVVSDGYDHEQEAIESAYRKLACQFGLNSLESKTAVLEHFQRCNFPPPQEHTDCKDDKFFCKLLLTGRFMFYDKDGFSKKKQSEQQAAMIALKHLSGLFNYSFEAEPGKNYKGILQEQLQALYLQNPVYKYRIQESEDLERPSISSDYLHSSCTTPSIKKFCPQPNNSFSQECLVTETQDAGPLDKPNKPPNMDNTAIDRLLALFNLKPPSVNVESISTEMVFTGQVDIQLEKFTFQNNNDYTNKKDAFRKTYLLLGNALGISKTQLDENNAAKLVKQHFSQNNLTHPKEVFQNKCSLNDITYNLFYNGEGSTEVDAKQDALQKALDTLTLLFGFNSLPKCSRVEETEVQINSLLKTKGQKDVIYSPQHNLYKMSVELLFKDYTMESKQEKKKKENANNLSRRILGLLAVKPDPNTLSLRNCLDEWFIQNEQKQPVFENTEEAHGSKVTFSVKVSCSNPNWEDSVKVAEEKLVDALRERLDCLTN, translated from the exons ATGGATTACAAACGCTTCAGCGACGAAAATTACAAACACTGGCTGCAGGCGGCTGAGAGTCTCTACATACTGAGGAGCCACATCCGAGAGTTTGTTGGAAACGAAACCGAAACTTTTCACAAGTCTCTTCGGGAAAAGCTCAAAAATGTAATCTGTACATCAAAATGTAGTCTCCTTAAATGTTCACCAAAACAAAAGCAG TTGCCTATTTGTGATAAGTGTAAGCCGTGGAAAGATGCAATCCTTCAGAATCATAAACATAAGGGTATTGACATACCCTGGAATAACTGCCAGCCATACCTGTGGCCTACAGACAAATGGGAAGTGGCCAAG GTTTATATGATACGTGGAGTAAAAAACCACCGCAGTTTTGATGACTTTGACATTTCTTCCATTCTGAACTTCATGTATCACTGCAAGCACTTTGAAGCCTTTGCAGAAGGCCAGAACCTGACCAAg GTCATTAATGTCAGAAACAAAGTGATGCATTCCCCTGACTTCACTTTAAAGAAAGAGGAGATGGATGAATGTATAAACAATGTTCAGGAGCTGGCTAACACTTTTATAAAATATGCACCTGGATTAAAAACCATTTCAAAACAGATAAAGCAG TTTAAGTGCATTTTGGAGAGGTGCAGTAGGCAGGATTCAGAGAGTACAgcagacagcaagaaagaaagtctAAAGCTGCTAGACATAGAGCAACACGCCCTGAAGGAGAAGATTGAGTTCCTGGCCCAGCGCTATGAAGAAAATCAAGGCACAGAGCTCAAA GAAGAGTTGCAGGGCATGAAGAACTTCCTGGACCAAAACAAAGATTTGCTGGAGAACTTGGGCCCTCAGGTGAACCGGCTGAATGAAATACAAGAGAAAGTGAACAAGCACGAGGAGGAtatcaacacactgatcacccAAGTGGACTGGCTGAAAAAAGTTGCACCTG ACCCAATGTTCACTGGTGAAGCACTTATGTTCAAGAATCATGTGTTTGAAATGGCTCGAAAAAGGAAAATACCAGAACCTGAATTTATGGAGGAAAGTGAAGCTGGTG GTTACAGGGGTATTGTGAATGTGAACGGGCAAACATTTAGAGGTACGCAggtgtgtaataataaaaaaaacgcTCACCAAGAGGTTGCTAAGATAGCCCTGGACTTCATGAAATCCAACCCTGAGTGGGGAGAAGAGACAGCTGAAACCACTTCATCAATATCCTCATCTACAGCATCGTCAA GCAACATCTATTATGGTATTGTGAATGTGGAGCTCAACAACCAAGAGGTTGTGTCTGATGGTTGTGATAATGAGCAGGAAGCTACTGAATCAGCTTACAGGAAACTAGCCTGCCAGTTTGGCCTGACGTCTCTTGAAG CAGGTCATTCTTTTAGGACAGCAGTCCTGGAGCATTTTCAGAGGTGTAATTTCCCGACTCCATTGGAACTCCCAGTTCGCCAAGATGATAAATTCTTATGCAAACTACAGCTCAGTGGGCGTTTCACCTTTTACGACAAAG ATGGCTCATCAAAGAAGAAACTGGCAGAACATCAGGCAGCTAAGGTCGCCCTGCAATATTTGTCAGGGATCCTTAATTGCAGGTCTCCAACTAATGCTGGTGACAACTGGATAGGATTTCTGAAGGAAAGTCTAGATGTTCTTGGTCTGCAGAAACCTGACTATGATTTTACTGTTAACAAAGTATGCATCAGTCAAGAAGCAGAGGGAGCCACACCTAGTGAAGACAATTCACAAA TATCCGCTACAAAGGTAGATAACAAGAACGATAGCCTTCAAGAAAGGAACACTGTCACTGAGGTCCTGGATTTACCTACAGCACACACAGTCAAAGCTGTTGACTGTCAGAAGACAGAAACACTGGACTTCAGTGCTCCAGAGATGTCCAGTCAAGCACCCAAAGAACTAGATTCTTCAG TTTCAGGCACTATCTATAACAGTTCTGTGACTGTGGTCCTCAACAACCAAAGGGTTGTGTCTGATGGTTATGATCATGAGCAGGAAGCCATTGAATCAGCATACAGGAAACTAGCCTGTCAGTTTGGACTGAATTCACTTGAAA GTAAAACAGCGGTGCTGGAGCATTTTCAAAGATGTAATTTCCCGCCaccacaggaacacacagatTGCAAAGACGATAAGTTCTTCTGTAAACTCCTGCTCACTGGTCGCTTCATGTTTTATGACAAAG ATGGCTTTTCAAAGAAGAAACAGTCAGAACAGCAGGCAGCTATGATTGCCCTTAAACATTTGTCAGGACTGTTTAACTACAGTTTTGAGGCTGAACCTGGCAAAAACTACAAAGGGATTCTGCAGGAACAACTCCAAGCTCTCTATCTCCAAAACCCTGTGTACAAATATAGAATACAGGAAAGTGAAGATTTGGAGCGTCCCAGTATAAGTAGCGATTATTTACACT CATCCTGCACAACACCCAGTATCAAGAAATTTTGTCCTCAACCAAACAACAGTTTCAGTCAGGAGTGTCTGGTGACCGAAACACAGGATGCAGGTCCTCTAGACAAACCCAACAAACCCCCCAACATGGATAATACAG CCATCGACAGACTTCTAGCATTGTTTAATCTGAAGCCTCCATCTGTAAATGTAGAGAGCATCAGCACTGAGATGGTTTTCACTGGTCAAGTGGACATACAGTTGGAAAAATTCACATTTCAAAACAACAATGATTATACTAACAAGAAAGATGCCTTTCGGAAAACCTATTTATTGCTTGGGAATGCGTTGGGGATTTCTAAAACACAATTAG ATGAAAACAATGCTGCCAAGCTGGTGAAACAGCATTTTTCCCAGAATAATCTTACCCATCCTAAAGAAGTCTTTCAAAACAAGTGTTCCCTGAATGATATAACGTACAATTTATTCTATAATGGAGAAG GCTCCACTGAGGTAGACGCAAAGCAGGATGCACTGCAGAAAGCCCTGGACACACTAACCTTGCTCTTTGGGTTCAACTCTTTGCCAAAGTGTAGCAGAGTTGAGGAAACCGAAGTTCAGATTAATTCCTTACTAAAAACAAAAGGTCAAAAAGACGTCATTTATTCACCTCAACACAACCTATATAAAATGTCGGTTGAGCTCCTGTTCAAAGATTACACCATGGAGAGCaaacaagaaaagaagaaaaaggaaaatgctAATAATCTCAGTAGACGCATTCTGGGCCTGTTAGCGGTGAAGCCAG ACCCAAATACTTTATCTTTAAGAAACTGCCTAGATGAATGGTTTATACAGAACGAGCAGAAGCAGCCTGTGTTTGAGAACACTGAGGAGGCTCATGGATCGAAAGTCACATTTTCTGTCAAAGTTTCCTGCTCAAATCCAA actGGGAAGACAGCGTGAAAGTTGCAGAAGAAAAGTTGGTCGATGCGCTTAGGGAAAGGTTAGATTGTCTGACTAATTAA
- the zgc:153935 gene encoding uncharacterized protein CXorf38 homolog: MVHEDLFARLNEAGYKNWLKAGYCLLKVKDGLWEYVDSEMRIFHNTIIENNTFLQRGQMCRSNCRPRGNQFESACPLCNEWKMEILRHHTKPHCIINWGNCRPWLWSSEHWELAKAFMPRGLADLSRADQCDAAALLNLLHFCDHFSFINPNNVTEVIRCRNELMHSCEMQVSNEWMARFQKNLEQLLLTLRHIPKVAAAGQQIQEMLSVDLSLHIPGVDSVDGATVDGVLIESISQCETELLRESLKDLLNNSELDGNVVPLEKLQNIDRFLSSNKDLEEEFSTELQSLRVLEAKQLQGVNADNAER, translated from the exons ATGGTTCACGAGGATTTGTTCGCACGCCTTAACGAAGCTGGATATAAGAACTGGTTAAAAGCCGGGTATTGTCTCCTGAAAGTTAAAGACGGATTGTGGGAATATGTAGACAGTGAAATGCGGATTtttcacaacacaatcatcgaAAACAACACGTTCTTACAAAGAGGACAGATGTGTAGAAGCAACTGTAGACCAAGAGGAAATCAG TTTGAGTCCGCTTGTCCTCTCTGTAATGAGTGGAAAATGGAAATATTGAGACACCACACCAAACCACATTGTATTATTAACTGGGGAAATTGCAGGCCCTGGCTGTGGTCGAGCGAACATTGGGAACTGGCAAAG GCTTTCATGCCACGAGGGCTGGCAGATTTATCCAGAGCAGATCAATGTGATGCAGCAGCACTGCTTAACCTCCTCCACTTCTGTGACCATTTCAGCTTCATCAATCCGAATAATGTAACCGAG GTCATCCGCTGTAGGAATGAGTTGATGCACTCGTGTGAGATGCAGGTCTCAAACGAGTGGATGGCACGCTTTCAGAAGAACCTGGAGCAGTTGTTACTAACTTTACGCCACATCCCTAAAGTGGCTGCAGCAGGTCAACAGATCCAGGAG atgtTGTCTGTTGATCTGTCATTGCACATCCCAGGGGTGGACAGCGTGGATGGAGCCACAGTGGACGGAGTATTGATTGAATCCATCAGCCAGTGTGAGACGGAATTGCTTAGGGAATCTCTGAAAGACCTGTTAAACAACAGTGAACTCGATGGCAATGTCGTACCTCTG GAGAAACTCCAGAACATTGATAGATTCCTAAGTAGCAACAAGGATCTCGAAGAGGAGTTCAGTACAGAACTTCAGAGCCTTCGTGTCCTGGAAGCAAAACAGCTGCAAGGAGTGAACGCTGACAATGCAGAAAGATGA